The sequence GGCGGATGGATCACCTGCGTGTTGATCCGCGTCTTGATCGTCTTCGCGGCCTCACCCGTGTGCGCCACCTCGCGATCCCAGCCGCGGGTGAACACTGCGCCGCTGTCCCCGAGGTCGAGGCAGGTCACGTACGTGGGCTGCCCGTATCGCAGCAGGGGCCGTCCGAGCAGGGATCGCGCCGCGTTCTCGCCGGCGAATCGTCCGAGCTGCAACGCGTGCTGGCATGACTGCATCACCAGGTGGTCGTCGATGCCGTACGCGTGCGCGGCGTCGCCGGCGACGAACAGGCCGGGCACGCCGATCGCCTCGAGATGCTGGTCGACCGGGATCCGCCCCAGATCGTCGCGATCGACGGGCAGCACCGAGGTGAAGCCGGCCGCTCGGGTTCCCGTGGCCAGCACGGTCAGATCGGAGCGCAGCTCGAGGTCGGCGCCCAGCTGCACCGAGGACTCGTCGATGCGGGTGACCCGAAGACCGAGCCGCACCTCCACCCCGGCGGCAGCGAGCGCATCTGCGATCACCGGACGCGGACGCTCGCCGAGACCCGCCCCGACCTCGCGACCAGGGTCGATCATCGTGACCCGCAGGTCGCGGGATGCGCCCGCGCGGATCGCGTCGACCCGCTCGCGCAGCTCGAGTGCCAGCTCGATGCCGGTGAAGCCGCCGCCGACGACGGTCACCGACGTCTCGCCGCCGCGGTGCACGGCCCGGCGCAGTGCGGCGTCGAACTCGACCGCCTCGGCGAGCGAGTCGATCGAGTACGCGTGCTCGACGCCGGCGATCGCCGGTGTCGCCATGACGCTGCCCGTTGCGACGACGAGGCGCTGGAACGCCAACGGGCCGACGGATGTCTCGACGATGCGCCGTTCGAGATCGGCTCCGGAGGCCTCTGCAGGCACGAACCGCACCCCGACCTCGTCGAGGATCGGGCGGAGGTCGACCCGCAGACGCTCCGGGTTGCTCTGGTAGAGCCGCGGCCGCAGCTCCAGGAACGGCGAACGCGACACGAGCGCGACGGACATGCGGCGGCCGCCGACCCTTCGCGCCGAGACCGCGGACCAGAACCCGCCGAACCC is a genomic window of Agromyces protaetiae containing:
- a CDS encoding NAD(P)/FAD-dependent oxidoreductase, whose translation is MTADIVIIGGGFGGFWSAVSARRVGGRRMSVALVSRSPFLELRPRLYQSNPERLRVDLRPILDEVGVRFVPAEASGADLERRIVETSVGPLAFQRLVVATGSVMATPAIAGVEHAYSIDSLAEAVEFDAALRRAVHRGGETSVTVVGGGFTGIELALELRERVDAIRAGASRDLRVTMIDPGREVGAGLGERPRPVIADALAAAGVEVRLGLRVTRIDESSVQLGADLELRSDLTVLATGTRAAGFTSVLPVDRDDLGRIPVDQHLEAIGVPGLFVAGDAAHAYGIDDHLVMQSCQHALQLGRFAGENAARSLLGRPLLRYGQPTYVTCLDLGDSGAVFTRGWDREVAHTGEAAKTIKTRINTQVIHPPEGLTEPEILAHSVPSLFRR